One window from the genome of Pseudonocardia hierapolitana encodes:
- the truA gene encoding tRNA pseudouridine(38-40) synthase TruA: MSYDGTDFSGWARQPGRRTVCGVLEDALGVVLREPVPLTVAGRTDAGVHATGQVAHADIAARLDTGWLVRRLARLLPPDVRVRAVSQVPEEFDARFSALRRHYRYRIATAPYGAEPLRARDTLSWPHPLDLDAVQAASDGLLGEHDFAAFCKRREGATTVRALQELTWSRDADGVVQAAVAADAFCHSMVRSLVGALLDVGRGRRAVAWPADLLLRSERASEVPVAPAQGLTLVAVDYPPASELAARAHATRRLRVPPA; this comes from the coding sequence ATCTCCTACGACGGCACCGACTTCTCCGGATGGGCCCGTCAGCCGGGCCGCCGCACGGTGTGCGGGGTGCTCGAGGACGCGCTCGGCGTCGTCCTGCGGGAGCCCGTGCCCCTGACCGTGGCCGGTCGCACCGACGCCGGGGTGCACGCGACCGGTCAGGTCGCCCACGCCGACATTGCGGCGCGCCTCGACACGGGCTGGCTGGTGCGCAGGCTCGCCCGGCTGCTGCCGCCGGACGTGCGGGTGCGGGCCGTCTCGCAGGTGCCCGAGGAGTTCGATGCCCGCTTCTCCGCGTTGCGCCGCCACTACCGCTACCGGATCGCCACGGCCCCGTACGGCGCCGAGCCGCTGCGCGCCCGCGACACGCTCTCCTGGCCGCACCCGCTCGATCTCGACGCCGTGCAGGCGGCTTCGGACGGGCTGCTGGGGGAGCACGACTTCGCCGCGTTCTGCAAGCGGCGGGAGGGCGCCACCACGGTGCGGGCGTTGCAGGAGCTGACCTGGTCGCGTGATGCCGACGGGGTGGTGCAGGCCGCGGTGGCGGCCGACGCGTTCTGCCACTCGATGGTGCGCAGCCTGGTCGGCGCGCTGCTCGACGTCGGGCGCGGCAGGCGTGCCGTGGCATGGCCCGCGGATCTGCTGCTGCGCTCGGAGCGCGCGAGCGAGGTGCCGGTGGCGCCGGCACAGGGGCTCACCCTGGTGGCGGTGGACTACCCGCCCGCGTCCGAGCTGGCCGCTCGGGCCCATGCGACGCGGCGCCTGCGCGTCCCTCCGGCCTGA
- a CDS encoding purine-cytosine permease family protein: MTAEQSPAATAADRHYGDRVAAVEPGGNEPIPAAERHGRPRQLFWTWTSPNLEFATVFVGVLSVSAFGLTFPQAVAAILLGNGISALAHGTLSARAPSVGVPQMVLGRAAFGYRGNALPSALMTITSGFGWFAVNSVSAAFALASLTDLPAAAWLVVVVLVQIGVAFFGHNLVQAFERFAFPVLAIVFAIGAVIVLAHTDPGYVPVDGGAGGVGGFLLTVGAVVGYTAGWSPYAADYARYLPADSPPLRTGLAAGLGLFGSTSVLMIVGAASVSATAAVGAASDNPTTAFVGVLPGALAALTLLAIALGAVAANVLNVYSGAMAFLSLGVDVPLRWARAVVALAFGVVGFVIALIALADAAHSYEAFLLVIVYWIGPWLGVVLTDQYLRRDGVSVGMLYDRGYRNHAGVVALLAGIVVSVPLFSNQALFTGLVPALVPGVGDVTFVVGFVLAAAVYALLYPRLAAHTPGTAE; encoded by the coding sequence GTGACCGCCGAGCAATCACCCGCTGCCACCGCCGCCGACCGCCACTACGGCGATCGGGTGGCGGCCGTCGAGCCGGGTGGGAACGAGCCGATCCCCGCCGCCGAGCGGCACGGCAGGCCCCGCCAGCTGTTCTGGACGTGGACGTCGCCGAACCTCGAGTTCGCCACGGTCTTCGTCGGTGTCCTGTCCGTGTCGGCGTTCGGGCTGACGTTCCCGCAGGCCGTCGCGGCCATCCTGCTCGGCAACGGGATCTCCGCACTCGCCCACGGGACGCTGTCGGCGCGAGCGCCGTCGGTCGGGGTGCCGCAGATGGTGCTCGGCAGGGCGGCGTTCGGCTACCGCGGCAACGCCCTGCCCTCCGCGTTGATGACGATCACGTCCGGCTTCGGCTGGTTCGCCGTCAACAGCGTCAGCGCCGCGTTCGCGCTGGCGTCGCTCACGGACCTGCCGGCCGCGGCCTGGCTGGTGGTCGTCGTGCTGGTGCAGATCGGTGTCGCCTTCTTCGGGCACAACCTCGTGCAGGCGTTCGAACGGTTCGCGTTCCCGGTGCTCGCCATCGTGTTCGCGATCGGCGCGGTGATCGTGCTCGCCCACACCGACCCGGGCTACGTCCCGGTGGACGGCGGTGCGGGCGGCGTCGGCGGGTTCCTGCTCACCGTCGGGGCGGTTGTCGGCTACACGGCCGGCTGGAGCCCGTACGCGGCCGACTACGCGCGCTACCTGCCCGCCGATTCCCCGCCGCTGCGCACGGGGCTCGCCGCCGGGCTGGGGCTCTTCGGCTCCACGAGCGTGCTGATGATCGTGGGTGCCGCGTCGGTCAGCGCCACCGCGGCGGTCGGGGCGGCGTCGGACAACCCCACCACCGCGTTCGTCGGCGTGCTGCCCGGCGCGCTCGCCGCGCTCACCCTGCTGGCGATCGCGCTCGGTGCCGTGGCCGCCAACGTGCTGAACGTCTACTCGGGCGCGATGGCGTTCCTCAGCCTCGGCGTGGACGTGCCGCTGCGCTGGGCGCGCGCCGTGGTGGCGCTCGCGTTCGGCGTGGTCGGTTTCGTGATCGCCCTGATCGCGCTCGCCGATGCCGCGCACAGCTACGAGGCGTTCCTGCTCGTCATCGTCTACTGGATCGGGCCGTGGCTGGGCGTGGTGCTCACCGACCAGTACCTGCGCCGCGACGGGGTGTCGGTCGGGATGCTCTACGACCGCGGCTACCGCAACCACGCGGGCGTCGTCGCGCTGCTGGCGGGCATCGTGGTCTCGGTACCCCTGTTCTCCAACCAGGCGCTGTTCACCGGCCTGGTGCCGGCGCTCGTGCCCGGCGTGGGCGACGTGACGTTCGTCGTCGGCTTCGTGCTGGCGGCCGCGGTGTACGCGCTGCTGTACCCGCGGCTTGCGGCGCACACCCCGGGGACCGCAGAGTGA
- a CDS encoding nucleoside deaminase: MALDPAALLDVALDEAKTGLDEGGIPIGAALFAADGTLLGRGHNRRVQDGDPSMHAETAAFRAAGRQRDYRSTIMVTTLSPCWYCSGLVRQFGIGAVVIGEARTFSGGHDWLAEHGVGITLLDDERCVALMTDFIAARPELWYEDIGEVTS, from the coding sequence GTGGCTCTCGACCCTGCTGCGTTGCTCGACGTCGCGCTCGACGAGGCGAAGACCGGCCTCGACGAGGGCGGCATCCCGATCGGGGCCGCCCTGTTCGCCGCCGACGGCACCCTGCTCGGCCGCGGGCACAACCGGCGCGTGCAGGACGGCGACCCGTCGATGCACGCGGAGACGGCGGCCTTCCGGGCCGCAGGCCGGCAGCGGGACTACCGCAGCACGATCATGGTCACCACGCTCTCCCCGTGCTGGTACTGCTCGGGGCTCGTGCGCCAGTTCGGGATCGGCGCGGTGGTGATCGGCGAGGCGCGGACGTTCTCGGGCGGGCACGACTGGCTCGCCGAGCACGGCGTCGGGATCACGCTGCTCGACGACGAGCGCTGCGTCGCCCTCATGACCGACTTCATCGCCGCACGCCCCGAGCTCTGGTACGAGGACATCGGAGAGGTCACTTCATGA
- a CDS encoding isopenicillin N synthase family dioxygenase: protein MIPTIDLAAWREGDPTIGPTVDTALQRAGFLLAAGHGVDDALRADVRAAARRFFALPTEVKQKYSVRIGGRGWLAPGVEANGNVEGVETPPDLKESFAVGPDTPTGDPEVDAVWFPPNVWPAEVPELQEAVGRYVAAMTTVSLELLELCADALGLQRDALTALAKNPTWTFNINRYPPLREVGEPAPGQFRIGAHTDFGTVTVLDREPGAGGLQVDVDGAGWSDAPYDPAAFTVNIGDLLAHWTGLRWRSGRHRVLPPQADAPDEELVSLVFFFELDHDALVTPLAPPLGRRADLEPVVSAPFLRERLDAISVG from the coding sequence ATGATTCCCACGATCGACCTGGCGGCCTGGCGCGAGGGCGACCCGACCATCGGCCCGACCGTGGACACCGCGCTGCAGCGGGCCGGCTTCCTGCTGGCGGCCGGGCACGGTGTGGACGACGCCCTGCGCGCGGACGTACGGGCCGCCGCGCGGCGGTTCTTCGCCCTGCCCACCGAGGTCAAGCAGAAGTACTCCGTGCGGATCGGCGGGCGGGGTTGGCTCGCGCCGGGCGTGGAGGCCAACGGCAACGTCGAGGGCGTGGAGACCCCGCCGGACCTCAAGGAGTCGTTCGCGGTGGGGCCGGACACCCCCACCGGGGATCCCGAGGTCGACGCCGTGTGGTTCCCGCCGAACGTGTGGCCCGCCGAGGTGCCGGAACTGCAGGAGGCGGTCGGCCGCTACGTCGCGGCGATGACCACGGTGTCGCTGGAGCTGCTGGAGCTGTGCGCCGACGCGCTCGGCCTGCAGCGCGACGCCTTGACCGCGCTCGCGAAGAACCCGACCTGGACGTTCAACATCAACCGGTACCCACCGCTCAGGGAGGTCGGTGAGCCTGCGCCCGGCCAGTTCCGGATCGGCGCCCACACCGACTTCGGCACGGTCACCGTGCTCGACCGCGAGCCGGGCGCCGGCGGGCTGCAGGTCGACGTCGACGGCGCGGGTTGGTCCGACGCCCCGTACGACCCGGCCGCGTTCACCGTCAACATCGGCGACCTCCTCGCCCACTGGACCGGGCTGCGCTGGCGCTCCGGCCGGCACCGGGTGCTCCCGCCCCAGGCGGACGCTCCGGACGAGGAGCTCGTCTCGCTCGTGTTCTTCTTCGAGCTCGACCACGACGCGCTGGTCACGCCGCTCGCGCCGCCGCTGGGGCGGCGGGCCGACCTGGAGCCGGTCGTGTCCGCACCGTTCCTGCGGGAGCGGCTGGACGCCATCTCGGTCGGCTGA
- the eccB gene encoding type VII secretion protein EccB produces MSRRATAVPAPATRDQADAYRFGLRRLEAALVRGDPVPLHEQIRSQRRAALVGVVLGLLGLCGAAVLAAVSPQPDWTRQAVVVGASSGAMYAVAHGPDRLVPVANLPAARLVLAALRAGGSTDADPAAATPVPVPDALLDGAPRTPAAAVPGALAVRPDGPPVAPGWAVCDSVTPEGALAGTTVIGGAPPLPPPPADAGVLLDADDTTWLVMAGRRHRVAAEDGRLAAALGITGRVPRPVTPALLSLLPEGPPLVNPAVPGRGRRAPDGLPGRIGDVLVARPPGAAPQHYVVLAGGVQEVPAVLAELLGAASGAREPQPVGAAELAGAAVVDELPVGGWPDVAPRLTEAAEAPVLCWTWAAGGDPDGTVWTGAAPPLAGPAPVQLAQSDGPGDRVDAVAVGPGGAVRGTGPGREPSTGPLWLVSGSGVAHAVADDATAAALGVTATEPAPEAVLRLLPTGPTLDLAAAGQVVDVLPAP; encoded by the coding sequence GTGTCCCGCCGAGCGACCGCCGTGCCGGCACCGGCCACTCGTGACCAGGCCGACGCCTACCGGTTCGGCCTGCGGCGGCTCGAGGCGGCGCTGGTGCGCGGCGACCCGGTGCCGCTGCACGAGCAGATCCGGTCCCAGCGGCGCGCCGCGCTGGTCGGCGTCGTGCTCGGGCTGCTCGGTCTGTGCGGGGCCGCGGTGCTCGCGGCGGTGTCGCCGCAGCCGGACTGGACGCGCCAGGCCGTGGTCGTCGGCGCGAGCTCCGGTGCCATGTACGCGGTGGCCCACGGCCCGGACCGGCTGGTCCCGGTGGCGAACCTGCCGGCCGCGCGGCTCGTGCTCGCCGCCCTGCGGGCCGGTGGGAGCACCGACGCCGACCCGGCAGCGGCCACGCCCGTCCCGGTCCCGGACGCCCTCCTCGACGGCGCCCCGCGCACGCCCGCTGCCGCCGTCCCCGGCGCGCTGGCGGTGCGTCCCGACGGGCCGCCGGTGGCGCCCGGCTGGGCCGTCTGCGACTCCGTCACGCCCGAGGGTGCGCTCGCCGGCACCACGGTGATCGGCGGTGCCCCGCCGCTCCCGCCGCCCCCTGCCGATGCCGGGGTGCTGCTCGACGCGGACGACACCACGTGGCTCGTCATGGCGGGCCGGCGGCACCGCGTCGCCGCCGAGGACGGGCGGCTCGCCGCGGCGCTGGGGATCACCGGCCGGGTGCCGCGGCCGGTGACACCGGCCCTGCTGTCGTTGCTGCCCGAGGGACCGCCGCTGGTCAACCCGGCGGTGCCGGGGCGGGGCAGGCGGGCGCCGGACGGGCTGCCGGGCCGGATCGGCGACGTGCTCGTCGCCCGCCCGCCGGGCGCCGCCCCGCAGCACTACGTGGTGCTCGCGGGCGGGGTGCAGGAGGTGCCCGCGGTGCTGGCCGAGCTGCTGGGGGCGGCCTCGGGGGCGCGCGAGCCGCAGCCGGTGGGTGCCGCGGAGCTGGCCGGCGCGGCCGTCGTCGACGAGCTGCCCGTCGGCGGTTGGCCCGACGTCGCCCCGCGGCTGACGGAGGCCGCGGAGGCACCGGTGCTCTGCTGGACGTGGGCCGCGGGTGGCGACCCGGACGGCACCGTCTGGACGGGCGCGGCGCCGCCCCTCGCGGGCCCGGCCCCCGTGCAGCTCGCCCAGTCCGACGGGCCCGGCGACCGGGTCGACGCGGTGGCCGTCGGGCCGGGCGGGGCCGTCCGCGGCACCGGGCCCGGCCGGGAACCGAGCACGGGGCCGCTGTGGCTGGTGTCCGGCAGCGGCGTGGCCCACGCCGTCGCCGACGATGCCACCGCCGCCGCGCTGGGCGTCACAGCCACCGAACCCGCTCCCGAGGCGGTCCTGCGTCTGCTGCCGACCGGGCCGACCCTGGACCTGGCCGCTGCGGGGCAGGTGGTCGACGTGCTCCCGGCCCCGTAG
- the mycP gene encoding type VII secretion-associated serine protease mycosin translates to MGLAPAIAVPDAPRVTAVVAPAAAVTQPVPPGITGDLAPPPPPRVSVAPPRGQQPGPAPGIRAAARCAPPRADAPGVPSGPGSVSARLRLADVHQLATGRGQVIAVIDTGIAPHPLLGSRLRGGGDYLTGGDGLDDCDGHGTAVAGLLAAGPVRGERSTTPVGIAPQAQLLAIRQSSPSFDVPAPDGGRRAAGDTATLAEAVALAVRSGADVVNISEAVCLPAARAAAAGAALQAALRAATAADVVVVAAAGNVGSGGCTANGRGQVALPGWYDADVLTVGAVGPDDTPAPFTMPGPWVDVAAPGTGLRSLAVGGGTTGGLDGTSFAAPWVAGLAALVRERFPELTSTEVVDRIVATARRAPDGAGALGRGVVDPVAALTTLPARLTAGPEQLANAAALVAELPGTRPAPAEPPAPDRPLDLLAAAVLLAAAGVSVAVLRRRPRRG, encoded by the coding sequence GTGGGTCTCGCGCCCGCGATCGCCGTCCCTGACGCTCCCCGGGTCACCGCCGTGGTCGCGCCGGCGGCGGCCGTGACCCAGCCCGTGCCACCCGGGATCACCGGTGACCTCGCACCGCCCCCGCCACCGCGCGTCTCGGTGGCGCCACCTCGGGGGCAGCAGCCGGGCCCGGCACCCGGGATCCGGGCGGCCGCACGTTGCGCGCCACCCCGCGCCGACGCACCGGGCGTACCGTCCGGTCCGGGCAGCGTCTCCGCGCGGCTGCGCCTCGCCGACGTGCATCAGCTCGCCACCGGGCGTGGCCAGGTGATCGCCGTGATCGACACCGGGATCGCGCCGCACCCGCTGCTGGGTTCCCGGTTGCGCGGGGGCGGCGACTACCTCACCGGCGGCGACGGCCTCGACGACTGCGACGGCCACGGCACGGCCGTCGCCGGGCTGCTCGCCGCCGGGCCCGTCCGCGGGGAGCGCTCCACCACGCCGGTCGGGATCGCCCCGCAGGCACAGCTGCTCGCGATCCGCCAGTCCAGCCCCTCGTTCGACGTCCCCGCGCCCGACGGCGGCCGCCGCGCGGCGGGCGACACCGCCACCCTCGCCGAGGCGGTGGCGCTGGCCGTCCGCTCGGGCGCGGACGTCGTCAACATCTCCGAGGCCGTCTGCCTGCCCGCGGCGCGCGCGGCCGCGGCGGGCGCTGCGCTGCAGGCGGCGTTGCGGGCCGCCACCGCCGCGGACGTCGTTGTGGTCGCCGCAGCGGGCAACGTGGGTTCGGGCGGCTGCACGGCGAACGGCCGGGGGCAGGTCGCGCTCCCCGGCTGGTACGACGCCGACGTGCTGACCGTCGGCGCGGTCGGCCCGGACGACACCCCGGCCCCGTTCACGATGCCCGGTCCGTGGGTCGACGTGGCGGCGCCCGGCACCGGGCTGCGCTCGCTCGCCGTCGGCGGCGGCACAACCGGCGGCCTGGACGGCACCAGCTTCGCGGCGCCGTGGGTCGCGGGGCTCGCCGCGCTGGTCCGCGAGCGGTTCCCCGAGCTCACGTCGACCGAGGTCGTGGACCGCATCGTGGCCACCGCTCGCCGGGCACCCGACGGTGCCGGCGCGCTGGGGCGCGGTGTGGTGGATCCCGTCGCCGCGCTCACCACGCTGCCGGCGCGCCTCACCGCCGGCCCGGAGCAGCTGGCGAACGCCGCGGCGCTGGTGGCCGAGCTCCCCGGCACCCGGCCGGCGCCGGCCGAGCCCCCTGCGCCCGACCGCCCCCTCGACCTACTGGCCGCCGCGGTCCTGCTGGCCGCGGCGGGCGTCTCGGTGGCGGTGCTCCGCCGCCGCCCGAGGCGCGGGTAG
- the eccD gene encoding type VII secretion integral membrane protein EccD has protein sequence MLTAGQEAAYRAPYCRLTVLAPRAAVDVALPADVPVAELVPMMLDLVGEPQFGVRPVPWRLTGAAGAPLPPGASLAELGVPDGELLRLAPDLPPPPPPVFDDPVDALASRAGGTGPDDRRFPAAAVLLVVVAAAVLLAVGSPDTAVLRAVAATLAAGAAVGLAARSARVEPEAHTLLAGRTAALAAVPFAAAAGWAALPGSSAAAQLLLATAAAGTVAAAAQIALRVVSPVLVAAVVAAVPVGLGAVAVLRLESPLSSVAAAVGAFAVAVGPLLPRIALRLAGLPRPVVPADGSELVEADRGPDVLPPDEFAERSDLARGYLAGLAGGCAAVAVAGALPAAAAGGWAGPALACVIIAVLALRARGFADPAPSRTLLGCAVVGLAGLAILTAARPEPIPRLVAVGVLLVVAGVGLVAIGRSSPAGSPVARRAVDLLDVVLVAAAVPLALAAMDLFRLVRGL, from the coding sequence ATGCTCACCGCAGGTCAGGAGGCGGCGTACCGCGCGCCCTACTGCCGCCTCACGGTGCTCGCTCCACGGGCGGCGGTGGACGTCGCGCTGCCCGCGGACGTGCCGGTGGCCGAGCTGGTCCCGATGATGCTCGACCTGGTCGGCGAGCCCCAGTTCGGTGTCCGCCCGGTGCCGTGGCGGCTCACCGGTGCGGCGGGCGCGCCGCTCCCGCCGGGAGCGTCCCTCGCCGAGCTCGGCGTGCCCGACGGCGAGCTGCTGCGGCTCGCGCCGGACCTGCCGCCACCACCCCCACCGGTGTTCGACGACCCCGTCGACGCGCTCGCCTCCCGCGCGGGCGGCACGGGGCCCGACGACCGGCGGTTCCCCGCGGCGGCGGTGTTGCTGGTGGTCGTGGCCGCAGCGGTGCTGCTCGCCGTCGGCTCCCCCGACACCGCGGTGCTGCGCGCGGTCGCCGCCACGCTCGCGGCAGGGGCGGCGGTGGGTCTGGCGGCCCGGTCGGCGCGCGTGGAGCCGGAGGCCCACACCCTGCTCGCGGGGCGCACCGCAGCACTCGCGGCAGTTCCGTTCGCCGCCGCGGCCGGCTGGGCCGCGCTGCCCGGTTCCTCCGCCGCCGCGCAGCTGCTGCTCGCCACGGCGGCCGCCGGCACGGTCGCGGCGGCCGCCCAGATCGCGCTCCGCGTCGTGTCGCCGGTGCTCGTCGCCGCAGTGGTGGCCGCCGTGCCCGTGGGGCTCGGTGCCGTCGCCGTGTTGCGCCTGGAGAGCCCGCTGTCGTCCGTCGCGGCGGCGGTGGGGGCGTTCGCCGTGGCCGTCGGGCCGCTGCTGCCCCGGATCGCGCTCCGGTTGGCCGGGCTGCCCCGCCCGGTGGTGCCCGCCGACGGCTCCGAGCTCGTCGAGGCCGACCGCGGCCCCGACGTCCTGCCACCCGACGAGTTCGCCGAACGCTCCGACCTCGCCCGCGGCTACCTCGCCGGGCTCGCGGGCGGGTGCGCCGCCGTGGCCGTGGCGGGAGCGCTCCCGGCTGCGGCCGCGGGTGGCTGGGCCGGGCCGGCACTGGCCTGCGTGATCATCGCTGTGCTCGCACTGCGGGCCCGCGGCTTCGCCGATCCCGCGCCGTCACGCACGCTGCTCGGCTGCGCGGTCGTCGGCCTGGCCGGGCTCGCGATCCTCACGGCCGCCCGGCCCGAGCCGATTCCGCGGCTCGTGGCGGTCGGCGTCCTGCTCGTGGTGGCCGGGGTGGGCCTCGTCGCCATCGGCCGGAGCAGCCCCGCCGGGTCCCCGGTGGCGCGGCGGGCGGTCGACCTGCTCGACGTGGTCCTCGTCGCGGCGGCCGTGCCGCTCGCCCTGGCGGCCATGGACCTCTTCCGGCTCGTCCGCGGGCTGTGA